In Cyanobacteriota bacterium, one genomic interval encodes:
- the mgtE gene encoding magnesium transporter, whose translation MSQNPLNLNNMLSEIDNCDLQKLRAVLDEFFPQDIAEEYHNLEQNKKALLFDILSYKQGAEVLIELENHEIQEVMLTLSDEQITKFANNLELDDAADIVSLLDDKRMMRILENIQRPYELKELLSHEPDTCGGIMKPSFISVREDLKIAAALRYVRLKAREEDIEIKYVFVTKKFGELVGIMSLRELFLAADTDTVAMHMNTEVIAVHTSDDQELATNLFVKYKFLAIPVTNDHDQLVGIITIDDAFEVLEDETTEDIYQSSGINVETEDSSNVVTSLVKDYASAYKARTPWIIITLLGQYLAASLIASYDATIMAIPIAISFMPLLSGLSGNLGNQSSTIIVRGISTGEIQMGKSSQILVHELIISFSIGLTCALITGLMSFYSFHNQTLSILIGLSLIISMMLAVAFGTITPFLFKKLNLDPAVASGPLITTAIDIITFVVYLSLITKFISSLV comes from the coding sequence ATGTCCCAAAACCCTCTCAATTTAAACAATATGCTCAGTGAGATCGATAATTGCGATCTTCAAAAGTTGCGCGCAGTTTTAGATGAATTTTTTCCACAAGATATTGCAGAAGAATATCACAATCTCGAACAAAACAAAAAAGCACTTCTTTTCGATATTCTTTCATACAAACAAGGTGCAGAGGTTCTTATTGAATTAGAGAATCATGAGATCCAAGAAGTGATGTTAACTTTGTCTGATGAACAAATAACCAAATTCGCTAACAATTTGGAGCTGGATGATGCTGCCGATATCGTCAGCCTACTTGATGACAAACGCATGATGCGCATCTTGGAAAACATTCAAAGACCTTATGAACTCAAAGAACTATTGAGCCATGAGCCTGATACCTGTGGTGGTATCATGAAGCCCAGTTTTATCAGCGTACGTGAAGACCTCAAAATAGCTGCTGCATTACGTTACGTAAGGCTTAAGGCGCGCGAAGAAGATATTGAAATCAAGTATGTTTTTGTCACCAAAAAATTTGGCGAGTTAGTTGGCATCATGAGCCTAAGAGAATTATTCTTAGCTGCAGACACAGACACAGTAGCAATGCATATGAACACAGAAGTTATTGCTGTTCACACTAGTGATGACCAAGAGCTTGCAACTAATTTATTTGTGAAGTATAAATTCCTTGCGATACCAGTTACCAATGATCATGACCAACTAGTCGGTATCATTACCATTGATGATGCCTTTGAAGTTCTTGAAGACGAAACAACTGAGGATATATATCAATCAAGTGGTATTAATGTTGAAACTGAAGATAGCTCAAACGTAGTCACATCCTTAGTTAAAGATTATGCCAGTGCCTACAAAGCAAGAACTCCTTGGATCATCATCACCTTGCTTGGGCAATACTTGGCAGCTTCTTTAATTGCGAGTTATGACGCAACAATCATGGCAATCCCAATTGCTATTTCGTTTATGCCACTGCTCTCTGGATTATCGGGTAATTTAGGCAACCAAAGTTCTACCATTATCGTTCGTGGGATTTCCACTGGTGAAATTCAAATGGGCAAAAGCTCTCAGATACTGGTTCACGAGCTTATTATTAGTTTTAGTATTGGACTTACTTGCGCGCTGATTACTGGGCTAATGTCATTCTATAGTTTTCATAATCAAACTCTCTCTATTTTAATTGGACTATCATTAATTATTTCTATGATGCTCGCCGTTGCCTTTGGTACTATCACTCCATTTTTATTCAAGAAACTTAACCTTGACCCAGCAGTTGCAAGTGGTCCTTTGATTACTACAGCTATTGATATCATCACATTTGTGGTTTACCTAAGCTTGATTACCAAATTTATTTCTAGTTTGGTTTAA
- a CDS encoding phosphatidate cytidylyltransferase, translating to MGLALIAFAFCAVYLGPVLWAIVILLFSVLAYQEFKALCNNLGVFPQDLWIYFFITVFILVPLLIGHAHDTGIVYSFLLTTVIAAYVIIFPRILLKKDYTRFEDLTASLWAVFQFGLLPSFFTWIRMMDHGCEYTLLMILVISANDVGSLLFGRLFGKTPLAPRISPNKTVTGSLGGLFSAVLAFCGLTSLWGFELSSVFSDSCIAPYYQALDSFTNAKLVVLIALGLLFAIVAQVGDLMVSALKRVAGVKDSGTLLLSHGGILDRIDSHFFAVWFAYFIFAYLLA from the coding sequence ATTGGTTTGGCTTTAATTGCTTTTGCTTTTTGTGCCGTTTATTTGGGTCCAGTTCTGTGGGCTATTGTAATTTTGCTTTTTAGCGTTCTGGCTTACCAAGAGTTTAAGGCTCTTTGTAATAACTTAGGAGTCTTCCCGCAAGATTTATGGATTTATTTTTTTATTACGGTTTTCATTCTGGTACCACTTTTAATTGGTCATGCTCATGACACTGGTATTGTTTATAGTTTTTTATTGACAACTGTTATCGCTGCTTATGTAATTATTTTCCCGCGTATCTTGCTTAAAAAGGACTATACAAGGTTTGAAGATCTTACAGCATCTTTGTGGGCGGTGTTTCAATTTGGACTCTTGCCTTCTTTCTTTACTTGGATCCGCATGATGGATCACGGTTGTGAGTATACACTCTTGATGATTTTGGTAATTTCTGCAAATGATGTTGGCTCTTTATTGTTCGGGCGTTTGTTTGGTAAAACACCACTGGCTCCGCGCATTAGCCCAAATAAAACTGTTACTGGAAGTCTTGGTGGTTTATTTTCTGCGGTACTTGCTTTTTGTGGATTGACCAGTTTATGGGGTTTTGAGTTGAGTTCAGTATTTTCTGATTCTTGTATCGCTCCTTATTACCAGGCTTTGGATTCGTTTACTAACGCTAAGTTAGTTGTTTTAATTGCTCTTGGTTTGTTGTTTGCAATTGTGGCCCAGGTCGGCGACTTAATGGTAAGTGCTTTGAAGCGTGTAGCAGGTGTTAAGGATTCTGGGACATTATTACTGTCTCATGGCGGTATTTTAGATCGGATCGACAGCCATTTCTTTGCGGTTTGGTTTGCTTATTTTATTTTTGCTTATCTCCTGGCTTAA
- a CDS encoding serine hydrolase, protein MQLQNLNLKDLINAAIQQTVPEQLDADANVSLALFKLGALPMTYYHLHGDENYHPASLIKLFQAYLAKYTIQSNVVDFAREKIAEPDSFASLNHMEDVYQAIEASLKDSDNDALSYLVDYNSGTCSGPRLGEEDFAAFKEARGALSEFFHERGYTKSLNIPGKCFSFAPYGRETQLSLELGGLGRNSMSVQDAVQIIYAIKVDFPELLELMKRELDDTEDEQTQFIAKGLRDYKNQIKAYYSKAGWTSKVRHDVAYLKMQTGEEFILAIMTKNLSECVDLIPAIAQSVFAALLRDV, encoded by the coding sequence ATGCAGCTTCAGAATCTTAATTTGAAAGATCTTATTAATGCAGCGATTCAACAGACGGTCCCGGAACAGTTAGACGCTGATGCTAATGTCTCTCTGGCTTTATTCAAACTTGGCGCTTTGCCAATGACTTATTACCACCTACATGGCGATGAGAATTATCATCCTGCTAGTCTGATTAAATTATTTCAAGCATATTTAGCTAAATATACAATCCAAAGCAATGTTGTTGATTTTGCTAGAGAAAAAATTGCTGAGCCAGATTCTTTTGCTTCATTAAATCACATGGAAGATGTTTACCAGGCAATTGAAGCGAGCCTCAAAGACTCTGATAATGATGCTTTGAGCTATTTGGTGGATTATAATAGTGGTACTTGTTCGGGTCCTCGACTTGGCGAAGAAGATTTTGCTGCTTTTAAAGAAGCGCGCGGTGCGCTTAGTGAGTTTTTTCATGAGCGCGGCTATACCAAGAGCTTGAATATTCCAGGTAAGTGCTTTAGCTTTGCACCTTACGGTAGAGAGACTCAGCTAAGTTTGGAACTAGGTGGTCTGGGACGCAATAGTATGAGTGTTCAGGATGCTGTGCAAATTATCTATGCGATCAAAGTTGATTTCCCTGAATTATTAGAACTGATGAAACGAGAGCTTGATGATACAGAGGATGAACAAACTCAGTTTATTGCCAAAGGTTTGCGTGATTATAAAAATCAAATCAAGGCATACTACTCTAAGGCAGGTTGGACTTCTAAAGTCAGGCATGATGTTGCTTATTTAAAAATGCAAACTGGAGAAGAGTTTATTTTGGCAATCATGACTAAGAATTTGAGTGAGTGTGTTGATTTGATACCAGCGATCGCTCAGTCTGTTTTTGCTGCGCTACTACGTGATGTTTAG
- a CDS encoding DoxX family protein — MNSLIAFYNRITSSFADLSLLLVRLTLAYGFYEPALKKLAHFDNIVIWFDQGLHLPFPYLNAVMATGAEALGVISLVLGLKTRIFSLPLMVTMLVAIFMVHFDNGFAAKANGFEIPFYYFIMLSVLLTHGAGKFSLDGRD; from the coding sequence ATGAACAGTTTAATAGCCTTCTATAATAGAATTACTAGCTCTTTTGCTGATCTCTCTTTACTATTAGTGCGCCTCACCTTAGCTTATGGTTTTTATGAACCTGCTCTCAAAAAACTTGCTCACTTTGATAACATCGTAATTTGGTTTGATCAAGGTCTGCATTTGCCTTTCCCTTATCTCAACGCCGTCATGGCGACAGGTGCTGAGGCACTAGGTGTCATCTCATTAGTACTTGGTCTCAAAACTAGAATTTTTTCACTGCCACTCATGGTAACAATGCTGGTTGCAATTTTTATGGTGCATTTTGATAATGGCTTTGCTGCTAAGGCTAACGGTTTTGAAATTCCTTTTTACTACTTTATAATGCTTTCTGTTCTGCTAACTCACGGGGCTGGCAAGTTTAGTCTTGATGGTAGAGACTAA
- a CDS encoding ribonucleotide-diphosphate reductase subunit beta encodes MSPQTQVLIDDFETETKETVEVEENRVYESSETTGLLTLRDYYKPFEYPQCFEYFKLQQQAHWLPTEVPMADDIVDFKTKLTAQESNLIIQVLRFFTQGDLEVQNNYNQQLVHVFPKPEITMMLTSFAAMETIHVWAYSHLNDTLGLPEVEYKAFREYEAMKNKYEYLQNFSIKNDQDIARNLAIFGGFMEGVSLFASFAILMNFPRRGLLKNVGQIITWSIRDESLHSEGICSLFREFIKEKPELWTEDFRQELYKACDEMVLLEDNFIDTCFALGAVEGLCPNDVKLYIRYVANKRLGDLNLEAIYDVKENPLPWLNLMVNGKEHANFFETRATEYAKGAIIDDW; translated from the coding sequence ATGAGCCCACAAACACAAGTACTAATAGATGATTTCGAAACAGAAACAAAAGAAACTGTTGAAGTTGAAGAAAACCGCGTATATGAAAGCAGTGAAACCACTGGTCTATTAACCTTGCGAGATTACTATAAGCCCTTTGAATATCCACAATGCTTTGAGTACTTCAAACTACAACAACAAGCGCACTGGCTGCCAACTGAGGTGCCGATGGCTGATGATATCGTTGACTTCAAAACTAAACTAACGGCTCAAGAATCCAACTTGATTATCCAAGTCTTGCGCTTCTTCACTCAAGGTGACTTGGAAGTACAAAACAACTATAACCAACAACTCGTTCACGTTTTTCCAAAACCAGAAATCACCATGATGCTTACTAGTTTTGCGGCCATGGAAACTATCCACGTTTGGGCTTATTCTCACTTGAATGACACTCTTGGCTTGCCAGAAGTTGAATACAAAGCCTTCCGTGAATACGAGGCCATGAAAAACAAGTACGAATACCTACAAAACTTTTCAATCAAAAACGATCAAGACATCGCACGCAACCTCGCTATCTTTGGTGGCTTTATGGAAGGAGTTAGCCTCTTTGCAAGTTTTGCTATTCTAATGAACTTCCCGCGTCGCGGTCTGCTCAAAAATGTAGGGCAAATTATCACTTGGTCAATTCGTGATGAGTCGCTTCATTCTGAAGGTATCTGTAGTCTTTTTAGAGAATTTATCAAAGAGAAACCAGAACTTTGGACTGAAGACTTTAGACAAGAGCTTTATAAAGCCTGCGATGAAATGGTTTTACTTGAAGACAACTTTATTGATACTTGTTTTGCACTAGGAGCAGTAGAAGGACTCTGTCCAAATGACGTCAAACTCTATATTAGATATGTTGCCAATAAACGCCTCGGCGATTTAAATCTTGAAGCAATTTATGATGTCAAAGAAAACCCTCTACCTTGGCTCAACCTCATGGTCAATGGCAAAGAGCATGCTAATTTCTTTGAGACGAGAGCGACTGAGTATGCCAAAGGCGCAATTATCGACGACTGGTAG
- a CDS encoding MerC domain-containing protein: MSKHKLIDRIGMSASTLCAVHCALTPLLITIAPLVGLGFLFEEKFEAIFLMVTVGLAFLSIAWGFLKKHRSFEPFYLLLLGAALFFLSHYFEANQNIQNIMPHPISMGLGGLSIAISHFINLRLCHHYDCKTSCSNPLHSQEH; the protein is encoded by the coding sequence ATGTCCAAACACAAACTAATTGATAGAATCGGCATGAGCGCAAGTACACTCTGTGCTGTGCATTGCGCACTAACGCCTTTGTTAATTACCATCGCACCACTAGTTGGACTTGGCTTTTTGTTTGAAGAAAAGTTTGAAGCGATTTTCTTGATGGTCACCGTTGGACTTGCCTTCCTGAGCATCGCCTGGGGCTTTCTGAAAAAACATCGCAGCTTTGAACCGTTTTATTTATTACTACTGGGAGCCGCACTTTTCTTTCTCTCACACTACTTTGAGGCTAATCAAAATATTCAAAACATCATGCCTCATCCAATCTCTATGGGCCTTGGTGGGCTTTCAATTGCCATCTCCCATTTTATTAATCTAAGACTTTGCCATCACTATGACTGCAAAACTAGCTGCAGCAATCCTCTCCACAGTCAAGAGCACTAA
- a CDS encoding Fic family protein, whose translation MSNYIHLDRKILFDEETVLLSQERICRIEAFNFHWQTDLAKKPVDLLKELKQLSTIASVGSSTRIEGSSLSDEEVLGYYEALSLVFESYDTFALRESSIKQLHGILLKYSSQDTRPKGDYKHLTNKVVVKYPDGTSKVIFNTTEPHLTAKEMSELVAWTNEKLSDTNFHQLVIVAIFIYEFLSIHPFQEGNGRLSCILTNLLLMRAGYNFVQYISLEKIIEERKKYYYQYLMHGQKNRYSEEEDIDLWIIFFLDCIELAIERLKNNSKKVIGVKQWVAIGLNDRQQKILDFIASQKTLRMKDLVAKFTEIPRSTMSLDLELLVEKEFISRNGRGRGTWYQVRSY comes from the coding sequence ATGTCTAATTATATACATCTAGATCGAAAAATTTTATTTGATGAGGAAACCGTTCTTCTTAGTCAAGAGCGTATTTGTCGTATTGAAGCCTTTAATTTTCACTGGCAAACTGATTTAGCGAAGAAACCAGTTGACTTACTTAAAGAGCTAAAGCAGCTATCAACCATTGCTAGTGTGGGTTCTTCCACCAGGATAGAAGGCTCTAGTTTGAGTGATGAAGAAGTACTTGGTTACTACGAAGCGCTTAGTTTGGTTTTTGAGAGCTATGATACATTTGCCTTAAGAGAATCATCTATAAAACAGTTGCATGGAATTTTGCTCAAGTACAGCTCACAAGATACTAGACCGAAGGGAGACTATAAGCATCTTACTAATAAGGTAGTAGTTAAATATCCAGACGGGACTTCAAAAGTGATTTTTAATACGACTGAACCACATCTTACAGCAAAGGAGATGTCTGAGCTAGTTGCTTGGACTAATGAAAAGCTCTCAGACACTAATTTTCACCAATTGGTAATTGTTGCAATTTTTATTTATGAGTTTCTTTCTATTCATCCTTTTCAAGAGGGTAACGGTAGACTTTCATGTATTTTGACTAATTTACTTTTGATGCGAGCTGGTTACAATTTTGTGCAATATATTTCGCTTGAAAAGATCATCGAAGAGCGTAAGAAATACTATTACCAATACTTAATGCATGGACAGAAAAATAGATATAGTGAGGAGGAGGATATTGATCTTTGGATTATTTTCTTTTTGGATTGTATTGAACTAGCGATTGAAAGATTGAAAAATAATTCCAAGAAAGTGATTGGCGTTAAACAATGGGTGGCTATTGGATTAAACGATAGGCAGCAAAAGATTTTAGATTTTATAGCTTCTCAAAAAACTCTGCGTATGAAGGATTTAGTTGCTAAATTTACTGAGATTCCAAGGTCTACCATGAGTCTCGATTTAGAGCTTCTTGTTGAGAAGGAGTTTATTAGCCGCAATGGGCGTGGGCGTGGGACTTGGTATCAAGTTAGATCTTACTAA
- a CDS encoding hemolysin family protein → MLENLYSILLIFGLILLNGSFVAAEFAIARVRKTHIDQIVESENNSYSPSQIQAAKILQKMIVNINDYISACQVGITIASLSLGAVAEARIEKWITPLIHQFALPLDEHVVSIIIAISIITFFHVILGEVVPKNIAIINAEETSLNLAYFLRALYWLFKFPVHVLNTCANLVLRLLGVELNFDDTAHSEAELKMILSSSQAQGVLEAEEEQLMQNVFHFNDTIARDVMVPRSDLVCLNDKLSIAEAAHETNKTTFTRFPVYHEKIDNIVGYISIKDILKSYETGNTDNNIKSIANDALKVTDGMYLIDLIKVMQENKKPVAMLIDEFGGVTGLVTIEDIVEEIFGEIDDEDEEETYEIQELANGDYLIDGLTNLEDINEALGSHFKSSRFDTIGGYIFGQIGTEPKIGDTIQIDGYTLCVEQHGKNRVREVRVSKI, encoded by the coding sequence ATGCTAGAAAACCTATACTCAATACTACTAATTTTTGGATTAATACTTCTCAATGGTAGCTTTGTAGCAGCAGAATTTGCTATTGCCCGAGTTCGTAAAACTCACATAGATCAAATTGTCGAATCTGAAAACAATAGCTATTCACCAAGTCAAATCCAAGCAGCTAAGATTCTGCAAAAAATGATAGTCAATATCAATGACTATATCTCTGCTTGCCAAGTTGGTATTACTATTGCCAGTCTTTCTCTAGGTGCCGTTGCTGAAGCCAGAATAGAAAAATGGATCACCCCACTGATACACCAATTTGCTTTGCCGCTCGACGAGCATGTTGTATCAATTATTATTGCAATCTCCATTATCACTTTCTTCCATGTAATTCTTGGTGAGGTAGTTCCTAAAAACATCGCTATTATTAACGCTGAAGAAACCAGTCTCAACCTTGCCTATTTCCTGCGAGCACTTTATTGGCTATTTAAATTTCCAGTACATGTGCTCAACACTTGTGCCAACCTCGTTCTAAGACTTCTAGGCGTAGAGCTCAATTTCGATGACACAGCTCACTCTGAAGCTGAACTTAAAATGATACTCAGTTCTTCTCAAGCACAAGGGGTCTTGGAAGCAGAAGAAGAACAACTAATGCAAAATGTTTTTCACTTCAATGACACTATTGCTCGTGACGTCATGGTGCCACGCTCAGACTTGGTTTGCCTGAATGACAAACTCTCGATTGCTGAAGCTGCGCATGAAACCAACAAAACCACTTTCACACGCTTCCCGGTCTATCACGAAAAAATCGATAATATAGTTGGCTACATCAGCATCAAAGATATTCTCAAATCCTACGAAACTGGTAACACCGACAACAACATCAAATCTATTGCAAACGACGCACTCAAAGTTACTGACGGCATGTATCTTATTGATCTAATTAAAGTCATGCAGGAAAACAAAAAACCTGTTGCCATGTTAATTGATGAATTTGGTGGCGTAACTGGTTTAGTCACAATCGAAGATATCGTAGAAGAAATTTTTGGTGAGATCGACGACGAGGATGAAGAAGAAACATATGAAATTCAAGAACTTGCCAATGGTGATTATTTAATCGATGGTTTAACCAATCTTGAAGACATCAACGAGGCGCTAGGATCTCATTTCAAGTCAAGTCGCTTTGATACCATTGGCGGTTATATTTTTGGGCAGATTGGTACTGAACCAAAAATCGGCGATACAATTCAAATAGACGGCTACACTCTATGCGTTGAGCAGCATGGTAAAAATAGGGTTAGGGAAGTTAGGGTTAGTAAGATCTAA
- a CDS encoding peptidylprolyl isomerase, translating into MKQIKLLVAVLLAVSITACSTAPKITSGSVVKVEYKGTLKDGTVFDSTDGKAPLSFLMGSGQVLPKFEENIAKISTGKSSKFTLKAEDAYGVTDPAKIVKIPRDERFKGVDLKEGVVIFANNKLASGEIKQTPMKVVGVSDTEVTMDYNHPLAGQDLTFEVKIIDVTAPQSAAPAAEETQEEAQSEA; encoded by the coding sequence ATGAAACAAATCAAATTATTAGTAGCAGTATTGCTAGCAGTCTCAATAACTGCATGTTCAACAGCACCAAAAATCACAAGTGGTTCTGTAGTTAAAGTAGAGTACAAAGGTACACTCAAAGACGGTACAGTTTTTGATTCAACAGATGGTAAAGCACCGCTTAGTTTCCTTATGGGATCTGGTCAAGTGCTTCCTAAGTTCGAAGAAAATATCGCCAAGATTAGCACAGGCAAATCTTCCAAGTTCACACTTAAGGCTGAAGATGCTTATGGCGTTACTGATCCAGCTAAAATAGTCAAAATTCCTAGAGACGAAAGATTCAAAGGTGTTGACCTTAAAGAAGGCGTAGTTATATTTGCAAACAACAAACTTGCTAGTGGTGAGATCAAACAAACACCAATGAAAGTAGTTGGAGTTTCTGATACAGAAGTAACAATGGATTACAACCACCCATTAGCTGGTCAAGATCTAACTTTTGAAGTTAAAATCATTGACGTAACTGCACCGCAAAGTGCTGCTCCAGCTGCTGAAGAAACTCAAGAAGAAGCTCAAAGCGAAGCGTAA
- a CDS encoding TatA/E family twin arginine-targeting protein translocase — MLPFGIGIPELIVILVLALIIFGPKKLPELGKNLGKGLKSFKSGLSEATEEFKAEVEESKN; from the coding sequence ATGCTCCCATTTGGTATCGGCATTCCAGAACTCATTGTTATTCTAGTATTAGCGCTAATTATTTTTGGCCCTAAAAAGCTACCCGAGCTTGGTAAAAATCTAGGTAAAGGTCTTAAGAGTTTTAAATCAGGACTTTCAGAAGCTACTGAAGAGTTTAAAGCTGAAGTAGAAGAATCTAAGAACTAA